CCATCATCATCATGACTTCTAACATTGGTGCACGCCAGTTGAAAGATTTTGGACAAGGTGTGGGATTCTCTACTGCTGCTAAAACCAACCAGGTAGACGCGCATTCTAAAGGTGTAATTGAAAGTGCTTTGAAACGTGCTTTTGCACCAGAGTTCTTGAACCGTGTAGATGATGTGGTGGTGTTTAATACCTTAGGTAAAGAGGAAATCTTTAGAATCATTGACATTGAACTGAAATCTTTATTTGGCCGTGTTCATAACCTGGGTTATGAAATTAAGCTGACTGACACTGCGAAAGAATTTATTGCAGAGAAAGGTTTTGACAGTGCTTTTGGTGCACGTCCGCTTAAAAGAGCGATCCAGAAGTACCTGGAAGATCCGATTGCGGAGGAGATCCTTAAAGGCGAAATTGCCGAAGGGGACATTTTGGAAATCTCTTACGATAAGGAGAAAGACCAGATTGTTGTAGAAAACAAGAGTCCTGGTAAGAAAAAAGTAACGAAATAGAAATTGATACAAAAATCCCGCTGCAAGCAATTGCAGCGGGATTTTTTATTTAAAAACCAAATTGCTGTAGGTTGATGTTAAAGCTCAACTGAAAGTAACGCGTGATCTGGTTGCTCCGGCTATCTACGATGGTATTATCAAACACACTTCTTACCAGTGAGTTTCCTTGATTGAGCAAATCATAAGCCTGAAGTTTTATGGTGGCTTGCTGCCTTTTTAAGAAGGATTTCTGAATGCTGGCATTCAGCAACAGTGGATTCGCGGCATCAAATGCATAACCCTGATTGATCCGTTTGGAGCCATCTAGACCTAGAATAAGCGTGCGGTTGATGAATACTTTGGCATTGAGGTTAAATTCCCAGATTTGAATGTTTTTAAGGTTTTGCAGCGCAATAGAATACCTGTTACTGGAATAACTGTAATTGGCATCCCCGCCCAGCGTAAAACCCTTCAGGTTCATCCGCAACATGGCCGCCTGTGAAAGGTTAAAACCCTCATTATCGGTTTTGATGTTATCGGTATAGGACACGGAATTGGCAATGCCAATGGTGCCTCGGAATTCCAGGTTATACTGGTTGTGTACAAAAGGCATAGACCAGGAGTATAAACCATCCACACTATAATTGCCGTTGGCATTGGTAAGCCTGGTTTCCCGCTTTAAACTTTTCAACTTATCTTCTACTACAATGACATTGCTTACAATTTGGCCCCTTACAACATTACCATTAACGCCATACATGATGGCACGACCATTTTCTGGATTTGTATTTTGGTAAGATAAATTAACCGTATTGCTGAAGGTGGAGCGCAAATTGGGGTTACCAATGAGCACATTTTGCAGGTTACGGGTATTGGGAACGGGCTGCAACTGCATAAAAGTTGGCGCAACACTGTTACCAGTATATACAAGAGTTAAACTGGTGCGTTCATTTAAATTATAGCTGATGTTGGCTATGGGTGCCAAATTGAACCCTACATGGCGGATTTGGCTTTGCGGACGTTCATTTTGAACGGTAAGCAAGTTGGGCTGTCCGCTGAGGCCAAGGCTATAGCTAAGGGTTTGGGAACCATACCGGAAATTGAGGCCAAAAAGATGTGAAGTAAAACGTGAGGTATACACTGTACTCAGGGAATCTACGATAAGGCCATTTGTACTGAAATTGTTGACCCTTGTAACCAGGTCATTGTCATTTGCCTCCAAAGCAAAATTATAATAAAAATCCAGGTTCATGCTGGCCAGGGAATCTTTACGATAAAAAGGTTCACTAAACCTGAAGCTGGCCCCCAGGTTACGGGTAACGTTCCTCGTATCAACCAGGCGGTTTAATATAGAATCTTTAAGCAATACAGAAGAAACGAAATATCTGGTATGGTTATCCAGGTCTTCGTCTGTATCTCCCCTTCCATTTTTTGCCGTGAAACCAAAAGAAATGTTTCTACCCGGCTTTTCCATTTTGTGTGCAAAAGCAAAATTGGCATTAAACTCGGGGTTGTAGATCTCAGTATTGTTGAGGTTGGCAATTTCTTGTCTGCCTTGTTTGGTTAAACCAGTTTGCAGGGA
The Pedobacter sp. MC2016-14 DNA segment above includes these coding regions:
- a CDS encoding outer membrane beta-barrel protein, with product MKYINLIFAFSLLCAASAHAQGYKVTGSIRDSLNKVVAGAKVELISGQDTLLKEADYRGKFNISGFNRRMFSITINTIGYMPYSRMYEIPENQFSISLPNIILEKDANTLKEVIINGQVVPIRLMKDTIEYNAAAYLVLENDRVEDLLRQLPGISIDRDGKVIAMGRVMNKLRINGEDFFTNSVKDFVSQLPADMIAKLQVINDYGDEANFTGIKTGSPEKMLNLVTKPGRNKGNFGNTSASAGTNERYGLQANGNLWREKKQIGIKGNALSTNGAGGINRTISTGINYRDKISEELTGSIAYNFDNLSNKNHQLEVIETITNQGSIFNTNDYSQNTKSNKHNLNWNVQSVGKTNFLQAGVTGSFLNSKDEYTASSLQTGLTKQGRQEIANLNNTEIYNPEFNANFAFAHKMEKPGRNISFGFTAKNGRGDTDEDLDNHTRYFVSSVLLKDSILNRLVDTRNVTRNLGASFRFSEPFYRKDSLASMNLDFYYNFALEANDNDLVTRVNNFSTNGLIVDSLSTVYTSRFTSHLFGLNFRYGSQTLSYSLGLSGQPNLLTVQNERPQSQIRHVGFNLAPIANISYNLNERTSLTLVYTGNSVAPTFMQLQPVPNTRNLQNVLIGNPNLRSTFSNTVNLSYQNTNPENGRAIMYGVNGNVVRGQIVSNVIVVEDKLKSLKRETRLTNANGNYSVDGLYSWSMPFVHNQYNLEFRGTIGIANSVSYTDNIKTDNEGFNLSQAAMLRMNLKGFTLGGDANYSYSSNRYSIALQNLKNIQIWEFNLNAKVFINRTLILGLDGSKRINQGYAFDAANPLLLNASIQKSFLKRQQATIKLQAYDLLNQGNSLVRSVFDNTIVDSRSNQITRYFQLSFNINLQQFGF